The Mus musculus strain C57BL/6J chromosome 2, GRCm38.p6 C57BL/6J genome has a window encoding:
- the Zfp965 gene encoding KRAB box and zinc finger, C2H2 type domain containing protein-like: MRDSTGCCERRLVKLRTPNMDLLTYDDVHVNFTQEEWALLDASQKSLYKGVMVETYRNLTAIGYSWEEHTIEDHFQTSRSLGRHERRSSAEQHSEFIPCGKAFAYQSRSQRHVRIHNGEKHYECNQCGKDFGTRSVLQRLKRTHSGENPYECNHCGKAFAESSTLQIHKRKHTGEKPYECNHCVKAFAKMSELQIHKRIHTGEKPYECKQCGKAFTQSSHLGIHKQTHTGEKPYECKQCGKAFARSSTLQTHKQTHTGEKPYECKQCDKAFVRRGELQIHKGTHTGEKPYECKQCGKAFAQSGTLQIHKRTHTGEKPY, from the exons ATGCGTGACTCTACTGGGTGTTGTGAGAGGAGGTTAGTCAAGCTCAGAACTCCAAACATG GATTTACTCACCTATGATgacgtgcatgtgaacttcactcaggaagagtgggctttgctggatgcttctcagaagagtctctacaaaggtGTGATGGTAGAGACCTATAGGAATCTCACAGCTATAG GTTACAGTTGGGAAGAACATACAATTGAAGACCATTTCCAAACTTCTAGAAGTCTTGGAAG gcatgaaagacGTTCTTCTGCAGAGCAACACTCTGAGTTTATTccatgtggtaaagcctttgcatatcagagTCGTAGTCAAAGGCATGTAAGAATACACAATGGAGAGAAACACTATGagtgtaaccaatgtggtaaagactttggAACAAGGAGTGTCCTCCAAAGACTTAAACGAACACATTCAGGAGAGAatccctatgaatgtaaccactgtggtaaagcctttgcagaaagcagtactctccaaatccataagcgaaaacatacaggagagaaaccatatgaatGTAACCACTGTGTTAAAGCCTTTGCAAAAATGAGTGAACTCCAAATACATAAACgaatacatacaggagagaaaccctatgaatgtaagcaatgtggtaaagcctttacacaaAGCAGTCATCTCGGAATccataagcaaacacatacaggagagaaaccctatgaatgtaaacaatgtggtaaagcctttgcacgaagcagtactctccaaacccataagcaaacacatacaggagagaaaccctatgaatgtaaacaatgtgataAAGCTTTTGTAAGAAGGGGAGAACTCCAAATCCATAAgggaacacatacaggagagaaaccctatgaatgtaagcaatgtggtaaagcctttgcacaaagcggtactctccaaatccataagcgaacacatacaggagagaaaccctattaa